From Solidesulfovibrio carbinoliphilus subsp. oakridgensis, the proteins below share one genomic window:
- the cas1e gene encoding type I-E CRISPR-associated endonuclease Cas1e: MLPRLTPLALKERASMVFLEKGNLDVLDGSFVLVDATGVRTHIPVGGVACIMLEPGIRVTHAAVTLASRAGTLLTWVGEAGVRLYASGQPGGARSDKLLYQAALALDEEARARVVRKMFAVRFGEEPPSRRSVDQLRGIEGTRVREMYKLLAKQYRVPWSGRKYDHREWGSGDLPNRCLSAATACLHGLCEAAILAAGYAPAIGFLHTGKPRSFVYDIADLYKFDMVVPEAFRVAGQNAAEPERAVRLACRDRFRESKLLKRIIPDIEEVLSAGGIPMPQAPADAIGPAFADEEGLGDDGHRS; this comes from the coding sequence GTGCTGCCCCGTCTGACGCCTTTGGCGCTCAAGGAACGGGCGTCCATGGTCTTTTTGGAAAAAGGCAATCTGGACGTGCTCGACGGTTCCTTCGTGCTGGTGGACGCAACCGGCGTGCGCACGCACATCCCCGTTGGCGGGGTGGCCTGCATCATGCTGGAACCGGGCATACGGGTGACGCACGCGGCGGTGACACTGGCGTCGCGGGCGGGCACGCTTTTGACCTGGGTCGGGGAGGCCGGGGTGCGTCTGTACGCCTCCGGCCAACCCGGCGGGGCGCGAAGCGACAAGCTGCTGTACCAAGCGGCCCTGGCCCTTGACGAGGAGGCCAGGGCCAGGGTGGTGCGCAAGATGTTTGCCGTCCGCTTTGGCGAGGAGCCGCCGTCGCGGCGCAGTGTGGACCAACTCCGTGGCATCGAGGGGACGCGGGTGCGCGAGATGTACAAGCTTCTCGCCAAGCAATACCGCGTCCCCTGGTCGGGCCGGAAATACGATCACCGGGAATGGGGCAGCGGCGATTTGCCCAACCGTTGCCTGAGCGCGGCCACAGCCTGTCTGCACGGATTGTGCGAGGCGGCGATCCTGGCGGCCGGGTACGCGCCGGCCATTGGCTTCTTGCATACGGGCAAGCCGCGCAGTTTCGTGTACGACATTGCCGATCTGTACAAATTTGACATGGTCGTACCGGAAGCTTTTCGTGTAGCGGGACAGAATGCTGCCGAACCGGAACGTGCCGTGCGTCTGGCCTGCCGGGATCGGTTTCGTGAATCGAAGCTTTTAAAGCGCATCATCCCGGACATTGAGGAAGTCTTGTCCGCTGGCGGCATTCCCATGCCGCAGGCCCCGGCGGATGCGATTGGTCCGGCCTTTGCCGACGAGGAGGGACTTGGCGATGATGGTCATCGTTCTTGA
- the cas2e gene encoding type I-E CRISPR-associated endoribonuclease Cas2e, giving the protein MMVIVLENAPPRLRGRLAVWLLEIRAGVYVGDYSVKVRERIWNTVENGLEDGNAVMAWSARSESGFEFRTLGANRRMPIDFDGLSLVSFLPLESVESNS; this is encoded by the coding sequence ATGATGGTCATCGTTCTTGAGAATGCGCCGCCCCGTCTACGTGGCCGTCTGGCCGTGTGGCTGCTGGAGATCCGGGCCGGGGTGTATGTCGGGGATTATTCGGTGAAGGTTCGGGAGAGGATTTGGAACACCGTGGAAAACGGTCTCGAGGACGGCAACGCGGTGATGGCGTGGAGCGCGCGCAGCGAATCGGGGTTCGAGTTTCGCACGCTCGGGGCCAATCGGCGAATGCCTATTGATTTTGACGGGTTGAGCTTGGTTTCCTTTCTCCCTCTGGAGTCGGTTGAAAGCAATTCCTAA
- the cas6e gene encoding type I-E CRISPR-associated protein Cas6/Cse3/CasE — protein sequence MFLTKLKLRSKEAIFKNVYDAHQALWELFADRPDRKRDFLFREIDAENYLALSAREPVDHKGVWRMAVKPYAPKLAAGDRLYVSLRANAVVKRKGADGKQDRFDVVQDARKPYKERGEEPPPRAWLAQEYGTRWLLKRQDDLGLCFEDSSLVVESYALRRYWRDGHEVKFGTLDFAGFAEVCDADKALDALRNGIGPAKGFGCGLVLARRA from the coding sequence ATGTTCCTCACTAAGCTCAAACTGCGTTCCAAAGAGGCCATTTTCAAAAACGTCTACGACGCGCATCAGGCCCTGTGGGAGCTTTTCGCCGACAGGCCGGATCGCAAGCGCGATTTCCTGTTCCGGGAAATCGACGCCGAGAACTATCTGGCCCTCTCGGCCCGGGAACCTGTTGACCACAAGGGCGTGTGGCGCATGGCCGTCAAACCGTATGCACCAAAACTGGCCGCAGGCGACAGGCTCTATGTCTCGCTGCGGGCCAATGCCGTGGTCAAGCGCAAGGGGGCCGACGGCAAGCAAGACCGTTTCGACGTGGTCCAGGACGCACGCAAACCCTATAAGGAACGCGGCGAGGAGCCGCCGCCGCGTGCCTGGCTCGCTCAGGAATACGGGACGCGTTGGCTGCTCAAGCGCCAGGATGACCTGGGACTTTGTTTCGAGGATTCGAGTCTTGTGGTCGAAAGCTATGCGCTGCGCCGGTATTGGCGCGACGGCCACGAAGTCAAATTCGGCACCCTGGATTTCGCCGGGTTCGCCGAGGTTTGTGATGCGGACAAGGCGCTCGATGCCCTGCGAAACGGCATCGGTCCTGCCAAGGGATTCGGCTGCGGGCTTGTGCTCGCCCGGAGGGCGTAG